The following are encoded in a window of Mycolicibacterium tusciae JS617 genomic DNA:
- the ripB gene encoding NlpC/P60 family peptidoglycan endopeptidase RipB yields the protein MVAAVAVAIGAAMPANAAPDDAQWDPTLPKILSAGAPGDPLSIANASLAATAQATEATMDLGRKFLSTLGFGPPPSAGVAPGRVRGPQAIEYVIRRGGSQIGTPYSWGGGKPTGPSTGVDSGANTVGYDCSGFTQFAFAGVGVLIPKYSGDQYDTGRKVPTNQAKRGDLLFWGPGGTQHVAIYLGGGKMLESGGTAGGVGVSQVRTAGLQPYVARIIET from the coding sequence ATGGTCGCGGCGGTCGCCGTTGCTATCGGTGCGGCCATGCCCGCCAATGCCGCTCCCGACGACGCCCAGTGGGATCCCACACTTCCGAAAATTCTCAGCGCCGGCGCGCCAGGGGACCCGCTCTCCATCGCCAACGCATCCCTGGCGGCGACTGCACAGGCCACCGAGGCCACGATGGACCTCGGTCGCAAGTTCCTGTCCACCCTTGGCTTCGGCCCGCCACCCTCGGCCGGCGTCGCACCCGGCCGGGTGCGCGGCCCACAGGCCATCGAGTACGTCATCCGGCGTGGCGGCTCCCAGATCGGAACCCCGTATTCCTGGGGCGGCGGCAAACCCACCGGCCCGAGCACCGGCGTCGACTCCGGTGCCAACACCGTCGGCTACGACTGCTCCGGTTTCACCCAGTTCGCGTTCGCAGGCGTCGGTGTGCTGATCCCGAAGTACTCCGGCGATCAGTACGACACCGGCCGCAAGGTTCCGACGAACCAGGCCAAGCGCGGCGATCTGCTGTTCTGGGGCCCGGGCGGCACCCAACACGTCGCGATCTACCTTGGCGGCGGCAAGATGCTGGAGTCCGGGGGCACGGCAGGCGGGGTCGGCGTCAGCCAGGTACGTACCGCGGGCCTGCAGCCGTATGTCGCGCGAATTATCGAAACCTGA
- the ripA gene encoding NlpC/P60 family peptidoglycan endopeptidase RipA: MRRTSSASASRLCTRVCVIPLTAGMLLITPGLGGAQPASPDSIGALVASVANVNQKLQDLGAAIQAKQESVNKAIVDVQAARDAAAAAQIELDASAQRVKDANIAIAAAQDRFDTFAVATYLNGPSSSYLTASDPSDILNTATTAETLAVSTQQVISDLQRARTEQVNKESAARLAKQNADQAVIDAEASQQTAVSALTEAQQTFRTQQAELDKLTAERAAAQAKLDEARAWSAPAAAPATAAGVPAQPAAAASAPSNPVGDWDTGPKKIDAATGNWATAWDPFLPAIPSAFVSGDPIAIINTILGYASTSAQVTQDLGRNFLQKLGLLPTPTGYTNNGAIPAVHGRQATEYVIQRAMSQRGVPYSWGGGNAAGKSTGIDSGSGTVGFDCSGLMLYAFAGVGIKLDHYTGSQYNAGRKIPSAQARRGDMLFWGPNASQHVALYLGDGQMLEAPYTGSVVKVSPVRTSGMTPYATRLIEW, from the coding sequence ATGAGACGCACCTCTAGCGCCTCTGCTTCGCGGCTTTGCACGCGGGTCTGCGTGATCCCACTTACCGCGGGCATGCTGCTCATCACGCCGGGATTAGGCGGCGCGCAACCCGCCAGTCCGGACAGCATCGGGGCACTCGTCGCGTCGGTGGCGAACGTGAACCAGAAGCTGCAGGACCTCGGCGCGGCCATCCAGGCGAAGCAGGAAAGTGTCAACAAGGCCATCGTTGATGTGCAGGCCGCACGTGACGCCGCGGCGGCCGCGCAGATCGAACTCGACGCCAGCGCGCAGCGTGTCAAGGATGCCAACATCGCCATCGCGGCGGCGCAGGATCGTTTTGACACCTTCGCTGTCGCAACGTATCTCAATGGCCCCTCGAGTTCGTATCTGACCGCATCCGACCCGAGCGACATCCTCAACACCGCAACCACCGCCGAGACGTTGGCCGTAAGCACCCAGCAGGTGATCAGTGACCTGCAACGGGCGCGCACCGAACAGGTGAACAAGGAGTCGGCCGCGCGGTTGGCCAAGCAGAACGCGGACCAGGCGGTGATCGACGCGGAGGCCAGCCAGCAGACCGCGGTGTCGGCGCTGACGGAGGCTCAGCAGACCTTCCGTACTCAGCAGGCCGAATTGGACAAGTTGACAGCCGAACGTGCTGCCGCGCAAGCCAAGCTCGACGAGGCTCGCGCGTGGTCGGCACCCGCAGCCGCACCCGCAACCGCCGCCGGAGTTCCGGCCCAGCCGGCCGCCGCGGCGAGCGCTCCGTCGAACCCCGTGGGCGACTGGGACACCGGGCCCAAGAAGATCGACGCGGCCACCGGTAACTGGGCCACGGCCTGGGATCCGTTCTTGCCCGCCATCCCCAGCGCCTTCGTCAGTGGTGATCCGATCGCGATCATCAACACGATCCTCGGCTACGCGTCAACATCGGCGCAGGTCACCCAGGACCTGGGGCGCAACTTCCTGCAGAAGTTGGGTCTGTTGCCCACCCCCACGGGCTACACCAACAACGGCGCAATTCCCGCCGTCCACGGCAGGCAGGCCACCGAGTACGTGATCCAGCGCGCCATGTCGCAGCGCGGAGTGCCCTACTCGTGGGGCGGCGGCAACGCCGCAGGAAAAAGCACGGGTATCGATTCTGGTTCGGGCACAGTCGGATTCGACTGTTCGGGATTGATGCTTTATGCCTTCGCAGGTGTCGGCATCAAGCTGGACCACTACACGGGTTCGCAGTACAACGCGGGTCGCAAGATCCCGTCGGCCCAGGCCCGCCGTGGCGACATGCTCTTCTGGGGGCCCAACGCAAGTCAGCACGTCGCCCTGTACCTCGGGGACGGCCAGATGCTCGAGGCTCCCTACACCGGGTCGGTCGTCAAGGTTTCGCCGGTCCGCACCAGCGGCATGACCCCGTACGCGACACGTCTCATCGAATGGTGA